A genomic window from Elaeis guineensis isolate ETL-2024a chromosome 3, EG11, whole genome shotgun sequence includes:
- the LOC105037079 gene encoding cytokinin riboside 5'-monophosphate phosphoribohydrolase LOG7-like → MVRSSSALFPHIRRRCLLSALDLTSSPIDSGLLLHRAVAAAPQPSAAHDFSVLPPPAPQSKLSPWVDKGTDREKGIELPLKQTQNKKSRFGRIYVYGASQMGKNANYHKAAIELGKELAAKGINLVYGGGCNGLMGAVARTVHDKGHRVMGFIPKSLIPRELTDDSIGEIEVVTHMHERKRKMAQMADAFIASPSGYGTFEELLEILTRAQLGIHKKPVGLLNVDGFYDSLLSLFDKATDQGFVTQAARNLIISAPSAKELVGKLEAYVWNYESGFVWDVKDQTPRNE, encoded by the exons ATGGTTCGCAGCTCCTCTGCTCTCTTCCCTCACATCCGGCGCCGGTGCCTCCTCTCCGCTCTCGATCTCACCTCTTCACCCATTGACTCTGGCCTGTTGCTTCACCGTGCTGTCGCCGCCGCACCCCAACCATCAGCGGCCCATGACTTCTCCGTGCTGCCACCACCGGCCCCCCAATC GAag TTAAGCCCCTGGGTGGATAAAGGAACTGACAGAGAGAAGGGGATTGAGTTACCCTTGAAGCAGACACAGAACAAGAAGTCCAGATTTGGGAGGATCTATGTTTATGGAGCAAGTCAAATGGGGAAGAATGCCAACTACCATAAGGCTGCCATAGAATTAGGAAAAGAATTGGCAGCCAAGGGCATAAACTTGGTGTATGGAGGAGGGTGTAATGGATTGATGGGCGCGGTCGCACGTACAGTCCATGACAAAGGGCATCGTGTCATGGGATTTATTCCAAAGTCCTTGATACCTAGAGAATTAACTGATGATAGTATAGGAGAGATTGAAGTGGTGACACACATGCATGAAAGGAAACGTAAGATGGCTCAGATGGCGGATGCTTTTATCGCTTCGCCTAGTGGATATGGAACGTTTGAAGAGTTGCTAGAGATTCTTACGAGGGCTCAACTTGGGATCCATAAGAAACCAGTTGGCCTTTTAAACGTTGATGGCTTTTATGATTCATTGCTGTCACTTTTCGACAAAGCTACTGATCAAGGATTTGTAACCCAAGCTGCTCGCAACCTCATCATCTCAGCCCCATCAGCTAAGGAACTTGTTGGAAAGTTGGAGGCATATGTGTGGAATTATGAATCTGGCTTTGTCTGGGATGTCAAGGATCAAACCCCAAGAAATGAGTAG
- the LOC105042053 gene encoding uncharacterized protein, whose product MSAKVRSGGDTAAMTAAADGKGGGQIEVEFAKCECCGLTEECTPAYIARVRERYSGRWVCGLCGEAVKEEICRAGRRISTEEALHRHMSFSRDFRSASPPANPAEDLIAAMRHLLRRSLDSPRALRSTPVSPRGKDDDGDDGGRRRRRSLIRTESCFSSLPR is encoded by the coding sequence ATGTCGGCGAAGGTGCGGAGCGGCGGCGACACGGCGGCGATGACGGCAGCGGCGGACGGGAAGGGCGGGGGGCAGATCGAGGTGGAGTTCGCAAAGTGCGAGTGCTGCGGCCTGACGGAGGAGTGCACGCCGGCGTACATCGCGCGGGTGCGGGAGCGGTACAGCGGGCGGTGGGTCTGCGGCCTCTGCGGCGAGGCCGTCAAGGAAGAGATCTGCCGCGCCGGGCGGCGGATTTCCACGGAGGAGGCGCTCCACCGCCACATGAGCTTCTCACGGGACTTCCGTTCGGCGTCGCCGCCAGCCAACCCGGCGGAAGATCTAATCGCCGCCATGCGCCACCTCCTCCGACGGAGCCTCGACTCACCGAGGGCTCTTCGGTCCACCCCCGTCAGTCCCCGCGGAAAGGATGACGACGGTGACGATGgcggccgccgccgccgccgctcgCTCATCCGCACCGAGAGCTGCTTTTCCTCGTTGCCTCGTTGA